CGGCGGACACGTCCTTGCCGACCAGGGCACCCGCGGCGGTGTCGGTGAGGACGACGCCCTCGTGGTCGGCGACGAGCACGCGGCTGCCGGTTCGCCGCCCGTACGCGTCTGCCAGTTCGGGCAGGTCGGCCGCCAGTCCGTGCTCCATCTTGTCCTCGCAGACCTCGGCGAGCGTCATCGCCCCCTGCTGCGCCGCATGGGAGAAGCGGGACTGCTCGCTGCGGGCGTAGAGGATCCCGAACGGCACTTCGAGCGCCAGCAGGACGAGCAGCATGAGACTCAGATGGCTGAGCAGCAGGCGACGCGTCACCGGAGCCCTCCGCCTCGCGCCGACTCTGCGGCGGACGCGCCGTCGACCTGTGCCGACTCTGCGGGGGGCACGGCATCGACGTGTGCCGGGGCTACCAGGCGGAAGCCGATTCCGCGGATGTTCTCGATCCAGGAGGAGTCACCGAGTTTGCGGCGCAGCGCGGCGATATGGACGTCCAGGGTCTTGGTGGGACCGAAGTAGTTCGCCTCCCAGGCCGTGTCGAGGATCTGCCGGCGGGAGCAGACGGCTCCGGGATCTGCCGCGAGGCAGGTGAGCAGGTCGAACTCCTTGGGGGCAAGGGCGATGGGCGACTGGTGCAGGTGCACCTGCCGGGTGCGACGGTCGATGGTCAGCGGGCCGATCCGCTGGACGTGAGACGCCCCGGGTCGTGCCGGGTCTTGCGAGGGGTCCCGTTCCGCCTGCCGGTTGTCCGGCACCGGGGGCCGGGCGCGGCGGGTGACGGCACGGATCCGGGCGACAAGCTCGCGCACGCCGAACGGCTTGGAGACGTAGTCGTCCGCACCCAGCTCGAGACCGAGCACCCGGTCGACCTCGTCGTCTCTGGCGGTGATCATGATGATCGGCACCGACGACCGGGACCGGAGGGCACGGCAGACGTCGATGCCGTCCATGTCGGGCAGCCCCAGGTCCAGCAGCACTATGGCCGCCTCCGGAGCGGCGAGGCCGTCGGCACCCTTTCTGGCGTGTTCCACGGTGAACCCGAATCGGCGCAGCCCCTCCATCAACGGTCCAGCCACCCGGTCGTCGTCCTCGATCAGCAAGACACGCATGCCGAAAGGCTCACAGACTCCGGCCGGAGCGCGTGGCGCAAACGCCGGAACCTCCCCCGAGCCGGTGATCCTCCACGGACGGAGCAACCGCTGAAGCGTGGAGTAAGCGCAGAGTTAAGGCCGCGAGCGCCGACATTCGATCATCCGGGTGACGACGGGAAACTGATCCAAGGTCAGGCCGCTTTTTCACGAACGCCCTCTCGGAATCCGGGATCCCCGCTGTACCTGCTCTGGCAATCCGCTTGATCGTCGTCCCGTAGCGTCGATGGTACGGCCGGTGCCACCGAGCACCGCGCGACACGCCCCCCACACGCACCTGGGACACCCCATGCCCATTGACGAACTACGCCTCACGCGCCCGGACCTGGTGGAGCCCTTCACCACCGCGCTCCCGGGAGCACGTGCCACCGTGCTGGGCCGGCTGTGGGGCGCCTTCGTACGAGAACCCCTGCCCGGCGTGACCGGGCACCGCCTCGAGTACGACACCGTCGTGGTCGATCTGCGACGAGGCGGCTCGCTCTCCGCGCCGCACCCCTGCGCACGGCCCTTCGCCGAGGTACCCGAGGACTTCACCGTCTCCGGACCCGAGGGGCCGATCAGCGCGCCGGCACAACTGCTGGCGCAGCTGGGCCTGCGTACCCCCGCGGCCAAGCGGCTGGCGGCCGAGCTGGACAACAGCGTGGTCAACCTGGCCCTGGCCCGGGCGGCGAACGCCGGCGAGAAGGTCCCGCCGAAGGACTCGGCCGATGCCGAGCAGGCGGTGGTCGACGGTCACCCGCAGCATCCCTGCTGCCGGACCCGTACCGGCATGTCGGTCACCGAGGTGCTCGCCTACGCCCCCGAGCACCACCCCGTGGTCCGGCTGGCGTTGCTCCCCGTCCCGGCCGATCGCTGGGAGGGCGCCGGTTCATGGCCGCGGACGCTGCGTGAGGGGGACACGATCCTGCTCCCGCTGCATCCCTGGCAGCGGGACCATGTGCTCGCGCGCCACCCCGACCTGGCCGTCGTGGAGGAGACGGTCCCGGCCCGGCCGTTGCTGTCGATGCGCACCCTCGCACCGCTGGGCGTCCTGCCGGGCTGCCACATCAAGACGGCCCTCGACGTCCAGGTCACCAACTACCGGCGCACGATCTCCCCGGCCGAGGTCGCCGACGGGCCCCCGCTGTCCGACCTGGTCGCGGCCGTCGTCGACAAGGCCGGGTACGGCCGCAGCCTGCGCATCCTGCGGGAGCTGGGCGGCGGCGCGGTGTGCGTGGACGGACAGCCCTGCGCGAGCCTGGCGGCGATGATCCGGGAGTCGACCGAGTGTCACCTCGACACCGGGGAGATCGCGGTTCCGCTCACCGCCGTCCATGCGACCGCAGGCGCCGTGGTGTCGGGGGATCCGGTGCGCTGGCTGGCGGACTTCGCCGGGCTCGTGCTGCCGCCCGCACTGACGCTGCTGTCCATGGGGGTGGCGCTGGAGGCCCACGGTCAGAACACCCTGGTGGTCCTGCGGGGCGGGCGGCCGGTGCGGGTGCTGTACCGGGATCTGGACGGCGTGCGGGTCAGCCCGCGCCGCCTGGCCCGGTGCGGTTTCACTCTGCCACCGCTGCTCGGCACCCGCGCGGGCGACGACACGGGCGCGCTGCACACCAAGCTGTTCGGCGGCCTGATCAGCGGAGTCTTCAGCGAACTGGTCGACGTCCTCAGCCGCACCCGGGCGGCCGATCCCCGGGCGCTGTGGGGCGTGGTGGGCGAGGTCGGCCGCCGGGTGTACGCGGGCCTGCCGGACCAGGAGGACGCGGCGGCGTTCTTCGGCGACACGATGCCGCTGAAGGCGACCGTCGCCATGCGCCTGGCCGAGAACCCGGGCAGGGCGCAATGGGCGTCCGTTCCCAACCCCCTGGCGCCGTGCCGTTGACCTCCGCCACCGACCGCTGTCCCCCTGGAGCGAGCGTATGACCACCGGCACTGCCCCCCACATCACCACGGCCGGCGCGAGCGCGCCGGGTACGGCGGCCGACGCCGTCACCGCACACACACTGCTCAACTGCCTGATCCGCGAGGTCTCCGCCCCCGAGCATCAGGTGACCGTCGACGACGGCCACCTCCTGCTACGACTGCCCCGCCGGGACATCCTGTTGCGTTCCGCGCTGCGCAGGATCTCGCTGATCGGAGCGCACCGCTTCCAGGGTCCGGTGCAGCGGCTCGACGGCGACGCCTGGGTGACCGTCGGCTGGCGGGAGCTGGCCGGTTACATCCAGGACGAACTGGAACTGCGCACGGGTGTCGCCAACGAGGAGTTCGTGGCCCAAGTCGCCGACAGCCGAGAGACGATCCGCACCGCGCTGGAAGAGCGGGCCGGTGCCACACCGCACACGGACCCGTACGTGGCGTCGGAGCAGTCCCTGGTCTTCGGCCATCGCTTCCACCCCACCCCCAAGGCCCGTACCGGCGACCCGGCGGACTGGCTGGCGTACGGTCCGGAGACCGGTGCGCGCTTTCCCCTGCGCTACCTGGCAGTGCGCCGCCACCTCGTGCGTGAGGAGGGCGAACTGCACGAGATGGACGCGCTGTGCGGGGCGGCCGACCCGGCATTCGCGGTACTGCCGGTGCACCCTTGGCAGTACCGGATGCTCCAGGGCCACGACCGGCTGCGCGAGGCGATCGCGGCCGGTGATGTCGTCGACACGGGACTGAGCGGACCCGAGCTGGTGCCGACCGCTTCGGTGCGCACGCTGTACCACCCGGACACCGACACCTTCCTGAAGTTCAGCCTGAACGTCCGCCTCACCAACTGCGTCCGCACACACGCCAGTTACGAGCTGTCCGGTGCCGTCGCCCTCAACCGGCTGCTCCAGCCCCTCTTCGCCGGGCTGGCCGGCCGCTTCCCGGGATGCTCGCTCCTGGCCGAGCCCGGCTACCGCACCCTCGACACCGCCGGCGACACCGCCCTCCTGGAAGGCTTCGCCGTCATCGTGCGCTCCGGCCTGCGCCACCAGCTGCGACCTGGGGTGACCCCCCTGCTCGCCGCCGCCGTGGCGGACGAGTACCCGGCCGGTGCCGCCCATGTCTCCCATCTGCTCGCCCGCGGCGACGGGGATGTCCTGGCGTGGTGGGACGCGTACCTGCGGCTGCTGCTGCCACCGGTGCTGGCCGCCTACTTCGAGCACGGCGTCGTCCTGGAACCCCATCTGCAGAACGTCGTCGTCGGTGTGCATCCCGACGGTACCCCGGCGCAGATGCTCTTCCGCGACCTGGAGGGCACCAAGCTGCTGCCCGGCCACCACCGGCGCACCCTCGCCGACCTGCCCGAGGACGTCCGGGAGCCGCTGACCTACGACCCCGAACGCGGCTGGAACCGGGTCGCGTACTGCCTCCTGGTCAACCACACCGCCGAAGTGCTCGGCGCCCTGGCCGACCTCGACCCGACACTGGAACCCGCCCTCTGGGGCCTGGTCCGCGACCACCTCGACGCCTACGCCCGCACCGCCGCCGAACCACCGCGCCTGCGCGCCCTGCTGTCCGGCGTACCACTGCCCGCCAAGGCCAACCTGCTCCTGCGCTGGGCCCGCAAGGCCGACCGGCACGCCGCCTATGTC
Above is a genomic segment from Streptomyces fodineus containing:
- a CDS encoding IucA/IucC family protein, giving the protein MPIDELRLTRPDLVEPFTTALPGARATVLGRLWGAFVREPLPGVTGHRLEYDTVVVDLRRGGSLSAPHPCARPFAEVPEDFTVSGPEGPISAPAQLLAQLGLRTPAAKRLAAELDNSVVNLALARAANAGEKVPPKDSADAEQAVVDGHPQHPCCRTRTGMSVTEVLAYAPEHHPVVRLALLPVPADRWEGAGSWPRTLREGDTILLPLHPWQRDHVLARHPDLAVVEETVPARPLLSMRTLAPLGVLPGCHIKTALDVQVTNYRRTISPAEVADGPPLSDLVAAVVDKAGYGRSLRILRELGGGAVCVDGQPCASLAAMIRESTECHLDTGEIAVPLTAVHATAGAVVSGDPVRWLADFAGLVLPPALTLLSMGVALEAHGQNTLVVLRGGRPVRVLYRDLDGVRVSPRRLARCGFTLPPLLGTRAGDDTGALHTKLFGGLISGVFSELVDVLSRTRAADPRALWGVVGEVGRRVYAGLPDQEDAAAFFGDTMPLKATVAMRLAENPGRAQWASVPNPLAPCR
- a CDS encoding IucA/IucC family protein; the protein is MTTGTAPHITTAGASAPGTAADAVTAHTLLNCLIREVSAPEHQVTVDDGHLLLRLPRRDILLRSALRRISLIGAHRFQGPVQRLDGDAWVTVGWRELAGYIQDELELRTGVANEEFVAQVADSRETIRTALEERAGATPHTDPYVASEQSLVFGHRFHPTPKARTGDPADWLAYGPETGARFPLRYLAVRRHLVREEGELHEMDALCGAADPAFAVLPVHPWQYRMLQGHDRLREAIAAGDVVDTGLSGPELVPTASVRTLYHPDTDTFLKFSLNVRLTNCVRTHASYELSGAVALNRLLQPLFAGLAGRFPGCSLLAEPGYRTLDTAGDTALLEGFAVIVRSGLRHQLRPGVTPLLAAAVADEYPAGAAHVSHLLARGDGDVLAWWDAYLRLLLPPVLAAYFEHGVVLEPHLQNVVVGVHPDGTPAQMLFRDLEGTKLLPGHHRRTLADLPEDVREPLTYDPERGWNRVAYCLLVNHTAEVLGALADLDPTLEPALWGLVRDHLDAYARTAAEPPRLRALLSGVPLPAKANLLLRWARKADRHAAYVPLPSPLGADFPHEVIR
- a CDS encoding response regulator transcription factor, yielding MRVLLIEDDDRVAGPLMEGLRRFGFTVEHARKGADGLAAPEAAIVLLDLGLPDMDGIDVCRALRSRSSVPIIMITARDDEVDRVLGLELGADDYVSKPFGVRELVARIRAVTRRARPPVPDNRQAERDPSQDPARPGASHVQRIGPLTIDRRTRQVHLHQSPIALAPKEFDLLTCLAADPGAVCSRRQILDTAWEANYFGPTKTLDVHIAALRRKLGDSSWIENIRGIGFRLVAPAHVDAVPPAESAQVDGASAAESARGGGLR